CCAGGTAGCCCTGGCGGCGCGCCTGGGTCTCCACCCATTCCTGCGGTCCGGGCACATGCACCACGTCACGGTGCCCCAGTTCCAGCAGGCAGCGGGTAGCCAACCGGGCGCCGGCCAGCTGGTCCACGGACATGCGGTGGTCCTCGCTGTGCAGGGAGTGCACGGTGACAAAGGGAATCCGGATGGAGAGCTGCTCAATGACCTCCAAGGTCCGGGACTGCGGGGCCAGCAGGACCAGGCCTTCGACGGCGTGGCTCATCAGGCGGTCCAGTGCCGCTTCGATGGAGGCCCGGTCCGCGGTGTCGATGTGCGCGGCATCCACTACGTAACCGGCTTCGTTGGCCGCCGTCTGCACGGCCTGCAGGCTGGCCGTAGGTCCGTATTCGGCACCCGAGGCCACCAGCGCGCCAATAATCCGGGATTCCTTGGTGACCAGCGCACGGGCCGCCCGGTTGGGTCGGAACTGCAGCTCCTCCATGGCGTCCAACACCCGGCGGCGGGTTGATTCGCGCAGGTTCGCGTGGCCGTTGATCACGCGGGAGACCGTCTGGTGGGAGACCCCCGCCGCTGCCGCCACATCCCTGATATTCGCGGCACGCCGCGGCCGATCGGAGCCAGCACCATCCACAGAGACCATAGTCGTAAACGGTACTGCACCAGCACCGCCCCGGCACCCGCCGCCGTCGCTGTCCGGTGTCCCGGCCTGCGGGGCCAGCAGTGCCGTGCCCGGGCTTCTGGACAGTGCCAACAGACCGGTCTAACGTAGGACCTCGTGCTCACATTCTTCAATGCGCTCAAACGCATTCTGGTCGGGCGTCCTTACGGTAATGAACGCCTTGCGCACACCCTGCTTCCCAAGCGGATCGCGCTTCCGGTTTTTGCCTCTGACGCATTGTCCTCGGCTGCCTACGCGCCGGATGAAATCCTGCTGACCCTGGCGCTGGCCGGGGTCGCTGCCGTCACCGTATCCCCGTGGGTGGGTTTGGCCGTTATCGTGGTGCTGCTCACCGTGGTGGCCTCCTACCGGCAGAACGTGCACGCCTACCCCTCCGGCGGCGGTGACTACGAGATTGCAAGCACCAACCTCGGCAAGCCCGCCGGGCTGACCGTCGCCTCGGCACTGTTGGTGGACTATGTGCTGACGGTGGCTGTGTCCATGTCCTCGGCGGCGTCCTATCTGGTGACTGCCGTTCCGGCGCTGCACGGCACCCAGGCCACCATTGCCGTGATCGGCGTGGCGGTGCTGGTCCTGGTGAACCTGCGGGGTATCCGTGAGGCGGGCGCAGTGTTCGCCGTGCCCACCTACATTTTTATGGCTTCGGTGGTGGGCATGTGCCTCACCGGCCTGATCCAGTTCCTTTCCGGCAACCTGCGGGAAGCTCCGTCCGCCTCCTTCGGGCTGGTGCCCGAGGCCGGCCTGGACGGCGGCCTGGTGGGTCTGGCCGGGGCGTTCCTGCTCCTGCGGGCGTTCTCCTCCGGGGCTGCCGCGCTGACCGGCGTCGAGGCCATCAGCAACGGGGTGCCCACCTTCCGCAAGCCCAAAAGCACCAATGCCGCCACCACGCTGCTGCTCCTGGGCGTGATTGCCACGGCCATGATTGGCGGTATCCTCGCCATGGCCAACCTGACCAAGGTGCATGTGGCCCAGGACCCTGCCACCCAGCTGACCGTCAACGGCGCACCGGTGGGTGAGGACTATGTACAGCATCCGGTGATCAGCCAGCTGGCCGAAACCATTTTCGGCGGCGGCAGCCTGCCGTTCTACGTAGTGGTGGCCTCCACCGGCCTGATCCTGGTCTTCGCCTCCAACACCGCGTTCAACGGTTTCCCGGTCCTGGGTTCGATTCTGGCCAAGGACGGGTACCTGCCGCGCCAGATGCGCACCCGCGGTGACCGGCTGGCCTTCAGCAACGGGATTATCTCCCTGGGCCTGGGCGCGCTGGTGTTGATCGTGGCCTTCGACGCCGACGTCACGCGGTTGATCCAGCTCTACATCGTTGGGGTCTTTGTATCCTTCACCGCCAGCCAGCTGGGCATGATCCGGCACTGGACGGCCAAGCTGCGCACCGAACGGGACAAAGACGCACGACGCCGGATGCAGCGGTCGCGGGTGATCAACGCGGGCGGCTTCGGCATGACTGCCCTGGTGCTGCTCATTGTCATTATCACCAAGTTCACACACGGCGCCTGGATTGCCCTGCTTGCCATGGCCGTGCTCTACGTGATCATGTACAGCATCCGGGTGCACTATGACACAGTCGCACGCGAGCTGGCGCTGAAGGAGGACGAACACGGGCTGGCCCTGCCTTCCCGGGTCAACGCGGTGATCCTGATCTCGCAGGTCCACAAGCCCGCACTGCGGGCCATCGCCTACGCCCGGGCCTCCCGCCCGTCGAGCCTGAACGCCATCATTGTGGACATTGATCCGGAAGAGACCCGGCGTACCCTGGCCGAATGGGAGCGCCTGCAGATCCCCGTCCCGCTGACGGTCCTGTCCTCTCCCTACCGCGAGACCATCTCGCCCGTCCTGGCGTATCTGCGCGAAGCCCGCCGCAACGCCCCGCGGGAACTGTTCGTGGTGTACATCCCCGAATACGTGGTGGGCCGCTGGTGGGAGCAGCTGGTGCACAACCAGACGGCACTGCGGATCAAGGCGCGGCTGCACTTCGAACCGGCCATCATGGTTGCCAGCGTGCCGTGGCAGCTCGCCTCCAGCCACGATGCGCACGGGGAACCCGCCGGCGGACCGGGCGCACACAGCCGGGGCTGAGCTACAGCAGCAGGCGCCGGCCCTTCCAGCGGCGCCGGAGCCAGCGGTCGTGGCTGGCCAGCACCACCGTTCCGGGATACCGCAGCAACGCTTCCTCAAGCTCTTCCGCCAGCGCCAGGGACAGGTGGTTGGTGGGTTCGTCGAGCAGGAGCAGCTCCGGCGGCTCCGCCATCAGCCCGGCCAGGGCCACCCGGCGGCGCTGCCCCGGCGACAGTGCGCGCAGGGGCCGGGCCGCGGCCTCCGGGTCCAGCAGGCCCAGCTGCTCCAGCGCAGGCGCGGTATCCGGCGCGGCGAGCATCTTTCGGTACGCGTCCCGCGCGGGCAGGTCCAGGTCCGGCCACTCCTCCTCCTGCGCGAGCAGGCCGATCCGCAGTCCGGGACGGCGCTCCAGGCGCCCCTCCCCCGCCGGCAGTAATCCGGCCAGCAAAGCCAGCAGGGTGGATTTGCCGCGCCCGTTGACTCCTTCCACGAGCAGGCGCTCTCCCTCCGCGAGCACCAGGTCCACCGGCGGCAGGCGCCTCGGCACTCCGGCGCCGCTGAGCCGGAGCAAGTCACCCTCCGCCCGGGGCGCGCGCAGCTCCGTGCCGGCAGGGGGGCCGGCGAAATGCAACGGTACCGGCGGCGGGCTCACGGCGCGGCGCTCCAGTTCCTCCAACGCCCGGCGCGCGGCGCGGACCCTGCCGCCCACCGTCTTCGCGGCCCGGTCACTGTAGAACTTCTTCGCTCCGTGGGCCTCGGTACGGGGAACGGTGGTATGAAATACGGCGGCCGAGTCGACACCAGCCGCCTGGGAAAGACGGCGGCGTTCCTTTTCCTGCGCCTGCCAGTCTTCCGCCCACCGGCGCCGTTCGGCAGCCCGGTCCGCCAGGTAGGCAGAGTAACCGCCTCCGTAGCGCCGCCCCTGCACGGCGGGCCCGCCCCGGCCTTCCGGGTCCGGGGAAGGGTCCAGGTCAACGAGGTCAGTTGCAACAGCGTCCAGGAACCACCGGTCGTGGCTGGCCATCAGTACCGGGCCTTCCCAGGCGGGGAGTTCGGCGACCAGGAAGGCCACGGCGTCGTCGTCGAGGTGGTTGGTGGGCTCGTCGAGCAGCAGCGCAACGGGACGTTCCAGCAACAGGGCCGCCAGTGAGAGGCGGCGGCGCTGGCCGCCGGACAGTGCCGCCACGGGGTGGGACCCGGCCAGCGAGCCCAGGCCCAAACCGTTCAGCACGGCACTGATCCGGGCGTCCAGGGACCACAGTCCGACCCTCTCGGCCTCGCGCAGGACCAGGTCGTAGGCATGTTCGGTCCGCGGATCGCCGCTGCCGTGCGCGAGTTCTTCGGCGAGCGTTGCGAGGGCCGGCTCCAGCAGGCGGACCGGCCGGACGGCGGCCTCCACCGCATCGCTGATGCTGGCGCCGGCAACCTGGTTCTGTTCCTGCGGCAGCATCCCGGTGGAAGCCGGCCGCAGGACCGTACCGGTGTGCGGGTCCAGCTGACCGGCGGCTATGCGCAGCAGGGTTGATTTGCCGGCCCCGTTGGCACCTATGAGACCGGTGCGGCCGCCGGCGCTGACACTGAACGATATGTCACGGAACAACGGGCGGCCGGGATAGCCGATCCCGACGGAATCCAGTTTGAGGTGCAGGGATGATCCGGCGGAAGCCGTGCCGGGAAACGGAGGGTGAAAAGCAGCCAAGGATACAGTCCTGACGGTCCGTAGGTCTGCCCGCCGGGCATTGACGCCGCCGGCCCCGCAGAGGGAGTCGGCGGCAGCCGCGGACGCGGGCGCGGAGCGCTAGGACAGGAACATGCCCCCGATGCTAGCCGGAATCCCCGGGGCGGGCAGCGCCGCGTCCGGCCAGGATCGAGTTGTACGCGTACTCGGTGAGCCGGCCGTCCTGCACCGCCTGCTGTACGGCTGCGAAGGAACGGGGACCGTCATCGGCGCTGTAGGGGAAGTGGATCAGCTCGGCGATCAGCTCCCACTCCTCGGTAATGGAGTCAATGAGGTCCGCCGGGGTTTCGTCGGCGGACCCGGGCAGGGCCGTCCAGGCGCCGTCGGGAACCCGGTAGGCCTCCAGGCGGTCGAGGTCCGCTTCCAGCTCCGCCAGGGAACCGTATTCGGCCTGTGCCTCCGGCGGGACCGAGCCGTCCGGTGTGGCCAGCTGCCCCACGAATGTTGTATCGGAGGAGGGATAGACGGACGTGGGCACCGGCTCGCCTTCTTCGAGGTAGGCGGGCAGCTGCGAGGGCATCCAGTACCACGCATCACCCTGGTCCGCGCCGCCGGGCTGGTTCCGCTCGCTGATCCAGCCGCGCGAGGTCAGCAGCTCCTCGGCGTCGTCGCTGAAGTAAGCGGTCTCCCCGCTCAGCATGGCGTTGATCTCATGCTCGGCCCGGCGGGCCTGCTTTTTCTTGTTGACGGCCTTCTTGCGGGGCTTGGACTTGGGCACGGCGGATCTCCTGCTGTGGTGGGTGGAACGAAGCGGTGGGGGGACGAGGCGGGGCGCTGGGACCGGCGGCAGCTAGAAGCCGCTGCCGCCTTCGACCGCCATGTTGGAGAAGCGCGAGTAATGGCCTTGGAAGCCCACCACAATGGTTTTGGTGGGACCGTTACGGTGCTTGGCCACGATCACGTCTGCCTCACCGGCACGCGGCGATTCCTTGTCGTAGATGTCCTCGCGGTGCAGCAGGATGACCATGTCGGCATCCTGCTCAATGGAGCCGGATTCACGCAGGTCGGAGACCATGGGCTTCTTGTCCGTTCGCTGCTCGGAACCACGGTTCAGCTGGGACAGGGCGATCACCGGAACTTCGAGTTCCTTGGCGAGCAGCTTCAGGGCACGGGAGAACTCGGAGACTTCCTGCTGGCGGGATTCCACGCGCTTGCCGGAGGACATCAGCTGCAGGTAGTCCAGCACCACGAGCTTGAGGTCGTGGCGCTGCTTCAGGCGGCGGCACTTGGCGCGGATTTCCATCAGGGACATGTTGGGGCTGTCATCGATGAACAGCGGAGCGTCGTTCATCCGGCCCATGGTGGTGGCGATCTTGCCCCACTGTTCGTCCTTGATGGTGCCCTTGCGCAGGTCCTGCAGGCCGATGGTCGCCTCCGCTGAGAGCAGGCGCATGGCAATCTCGTTTCGGCCCATTTCCAGGCTGAAGAAGACTGTGGTCATGTTGTGCTTGATGGCTGCCGAGCGGGCGAAGTCCAGTGCGAAGGTGGACTTGCCGACCGCGGGGCGGGCGGCAATGACGATCATCTGCCCGGGGTGCAGTCCCTGGGTGAGTTCGTCGAGTTCGTAGAAGCCGGTGGGCACACCGGTCATGCCCTCGCCCCGGTGCCCGGCGGACTCGATCTCGTCCACGGTGCCTTCGATGATGTCCTTCAGCGGGACGTAGTCTTCCGCTGTGCGGCGTTCAGCGACGGCGTAGATCTCGGCCTGGGCAGCGTTGACGATGTCATCCACTTCCATGCCGTCATTGGAGTAGCCGAGCTGGACAATCTTGGTGCCGGCGCCGACCAGGCGGCGCAGGACGGCCCGTTCCCGGACGATTTCAGCGTAGAAACCGGCGTTGGCGGCGGTGGGCACCGACTGGATGAGGGTGTGCAGATAGGCGGGTCCGCCGATGCGGGTGATTTCGCCGCGTTTGGTCAGCTCATCGGAAACGGTGACGGCGTCAGCCGGTTCGCCGCGGCCGTACAGGTCAATGATGGCTTCGTAGATGGACTCGTGCGCGGGACGGTAGAAGTCAATGCCGCGGAGCACCTCGACGCAGTCGGCAATGGCGTCCTTGGACAGCATCATGCCGCCCAGCACCGACTGCTCGGCGACCAGGTCCTGAGGAGGTGTCCTCGCGAAGTCCGGACTTGATGATGATGCCTTGGAGTCCGTATGCGTGAGCGACACTGTGACCCTTTCCAGGATAAAAGAATGGTGCAATCCCTGCCCTGCAGGGCACCGGACCATTAGTATCAGCCGGCTCCGACCATCCGGCAGGAAACCGGCGGCGGTGCTGACTGATCCGGACCGGCGGGCATGCGTGGCGATGAAGGGATTCACCGCAACCGTATGCCTCTGCGGCCCTCCCGACAAACGGGTTATCCACAGGTGTTGTGGATAGGTTGTGCATAACACGGCGTGTCTTGTGCACAGGCTGGGTATAAGCATGTGGATAAATATTCAGTTTTTCCACAAATACCGCTCTGACTAGGGCAAACGCTTGTCCACACCTGTGCAAACCAACTATTTTCCGCCGCGCCCGGGTGTCGGGTCCGTGTTGACAGCGCCGCTAAACGGGCATATTGAGCAGGATTTTCCCCAACCCGTGGTGACGATATCCACAAGAACCAAGCCTGCTGTGGAAATAGGGACAATCAACCCGTGAACGCAGAACACCCCCCGGCTAGGAAGCCGGAGGGTGTCCTGTGCAACTGCGTTGGACGCTAGCTGGCAACGACCTCAAGGTCGATGACGGCAGCAACGTCGTCGTGCAGGCGGACGTTGGCCTGGAAGGAACCAACCGACTTGATGTGCGTCGGCAGTTCAACCTTGCGCTTGTCGATGGCGCCGAGACCGGCGGCCTCAACAGCAGCAGCAACATCTGCGGGCTTGACGGTGCCGAAGAGGCGTCCGGATTCCCCGGCCTTGACGGTCAGCTTGACCGGCTTGGCGGAGAGAGCGGCAGCCTGCTTCTGAGCATCTTCCAGGGAAGCGTGCTCACGGGCAGCGCGGGCAGCCTTGATGGACTCAACCTGCTTCTCGCCACCCTTGGTCCAGGTCAGAGCGAAGCCGCGGGGCAGGAGGTAGTTACGTGCGTAACCGTCCTTAACCTCGATGACGTCGCCGGCAGCGCCGAGACCGGTTACTTCGTGGGTCAGAATGAGCTTTGCCATTAGTGTGGTTCCTTTCCTTAGCCGCGGCCAGCGCCGGAGTACGGCAGGAGAGCAACTTCGCGGGCATTCTTGATTGCCTGGGCGATCTTGCGCTGTTCCTGCACGGTTACGCCAGTTACGCGACGGGCGCGGATCTTTCCGCGGTCGGAAATGAACTTGCGCAGCAATGCTACGTCCTTGTAGTCGATGACAGTGATGTCAGCGGCCTTCAAGGGATTGGACTTTGGTTTGGGCTTGCGAAGTTCAGCCTTAGCCATCGTGGAGCTCCTTATGTCTAGTGGAGCCCGTGGATACATATTCCACGGGATGGGCTCGACGGCGGTTGCCGTCTGAGGATGGCGCCCAAGGGCGCCGGTTGAAGGGCTGCTTGCGCCGGAAGGTGTAAGCAGCTCTTCGGGTGAAGGGGTTAGAAGGGCGGATCGTTGGAATCCGGGCCGTTGCCCCATCCGCCGGAGTTGCCGCCCGAAGGGGCGCCCCAGGGATCGTCGGCCGGCGCGGACTGCGGCTGCTGCTGGCCGCCACCCCAACCGGAGTTGGAGTTGCCGCCGAAGCCACCGCCGCCACCGCCGCTGTTGCCGCCGAAGCCGCCGCCGCCACCGCCGGAGCGCTGGGTGCGGGTAACCTTGGCAGAGGCATAGCGGAGCGAGGGGCCGATTTCGTCGACCTCAAGCTCCATAACGGTGCGCTTTTCGCCCTCTTTGGTTTCGTACGAACGCGACTTCAGGCGGCCCTGGCAAACTACGCGGGTTCCCTTGGTGAGGGACTCGGCGACGTTTTCAGCTGCTTCACGCCAGACAGACGCACGGAGGAACAGCGTTTCGCCGTCCTTCCACTCGTTGGACTGACGGTCGAAGGTCCGCGGGGTCGAAGCAATGGTGAAGTTCGCCACTGCCGAACCGGACGGAGTGAACCGCAGTTCCGGGTCGTTGGTTAGGTTACCGACGACGGTGATTGTTGTCTCGCCTGCCATGAAAGCCTCCTGATATCAGTACGGGTTGTCCGAAATTACTCTGCGGAAACCTTTGCAGCGTCCTTAGCGGCCTTCTTGGCATCCTTCTTCGAGATCTTCTGCTCTTCCGGGCGGATGATCTTGGTGCGCATGATGGTCTCGTTCAGGTTCAGCTGGCGGTCAAGCTCAGCTGCTGCTGCGGGCGTACCGGTGAAGTTAACCACCGCGTAGATGCCCTCAGACTTCTTCTGGATTTCATAGGCCAGGCGACGACGGCCCCAGATGTCAACCTTATCGATGGTTCCACCATCGTTGCGGATTACATTGAGGAACTTGTCGAGCGAAGGCTCGACGGTACGCTCTTCGACCTCGGGGTCGATGATTACCATCAGTTCATAAGCACGCATTTGTGAACCCACCTCCTTTGGGCTGTACGGTCACGGTATTTCCGTAACAGGAGGTTCTTTTGCGTTGTCTCCCCTGAGCACGCGGCTGATCCGCGGCAAGGGGAATCTGCCGGCCAAAGCCGACAGCACAGACTTTCCTATCCTATCCGATTTCCGCAGGCCGGAAGAACACGGCCCGTCGGCACGCCGCGTCCTGCGCGGTCACGGTGCTCCGGCGCTGAAGAACAATTCCGCTACGGCGGCCAGGCGCAAGGGGTCCTCCACGCCGGCCATTTCCCTTGCCGAGTGCATGGACAGCACCGGGATGCCGACGTCGACCGTCCGGATTCCCAGCCGGGTGGCGGTCAGCGGGCCGATGGTGGATCCGCAGGGCACGGAGTTGTGGGACACGAACTCCTGGAAGGGCACACCCGCGCCGGCGCACAGGCGGGCCCACTTGGCCGTGCCGGGCGCATCGGTGGTGTACCGCTGGTTGGCATTGATCTTCAGGAGCGGCCCGCCGTTAAGCACCGGATGGTTCGCCGGATCGTGGCGCTCGGCGTAGTTGGGATGCACGGCATGGCCCACATCGGCGGAGATGCAGAAGGATGCGGCCAGACCGCGTGCCCGGTCCGCGGCAGTGGCACCCAGCCCGTCACTGATCCTCAGGAGCACATCCTCCAGGAACGGACCTGCTGCGCCGGAACGGCTGCCGCTGCCCACTTCTTCATGATCAAAGGCTGCCAGCACTGCAATGGGGGCGGCAGGCGCAACATCGGCAGCGATCAGGGCTGCCACACCGGCGTGGACCGAGGTGAGGTTGTCCAGCCGGCCGGAGGCGAAGAACTCCCCACCGGCACCGAAGACCTGTGCCGGCTGGGTATCCGCCGCCACAATGTCGTAGCCGCCAATCTCTTCGGCGGCCAGCCCCGCCTTGGCTGCGAGCAGCTCAACCAGGTCCGCAGTGGACGGGTCACCCAGTCCCCACACCGGGTTCATGTGCTGCTGCTTGTCCAGTTTCAGGCCTTCGTTCACCGCGCGGTCCAGGTGGATGGCCAGCTGCGGGAAGCGCAGCAGGGGACCGGTCTCCACCAGGTGCTCCACGCCGTCCAGGGTGACCATGCGGCCGGCGAGCTGCAGTTCGCGGTCCAACCAGGAGTTCAGCAGCGGACCACCGTAAACCTCGACGCCGGCCTGCAGCCAGCCGAGGCGTCCGGTGGTGGGACGGGGCTTGAGCTTGAAGGTGGGCGAGTCGGTGTGGGTGCCCAGGATGGAGAACCCGGTTGCCGCCCCGGCGGCATCCGGAGTGATCCATGCGATGAACGCCCCGTCACGGACGACGTAGTACTTTCCCGGTGAGTGCGGGAAATCCCCGGTCTCTTCTACTTCGGTAAAGCCGGCTGCTGCCAGGCGGCGCGCACCTTCCCGGGCGGCGTGGAAGCTGGACGGGGAGGCGCTGACAAACGCGCCGAGATCATTTACGTGGGCCAATGCGTCAGACATGCTCCGATTCAACCAGAGCGAACAGCGGCGGCGTAACCGGCAGCCGCCCCGCACGTAACCAACCCCCGGAAGCACGCTTCCGGGGGTTGGGGAGGAGGTGTCCGGTGAAGGCGGGGCGGCCGTTCTTCCGCTGCCGCCTTCACCGAAGTTCTAGGGGCCTAGACGTCGCGCCTCTTGGTGACGACCAGGGATACAACAAGCAGGACCGCAGCCCAGGCGGCAAGGACCAGCCCGCCCTGGAGCTGGGTAAGGTCACCATCAGCGATTGGTCCGGCGGAGACCAGCTGCGCTCCGGCGTTGCTGGGCAGGATCCGTGCGGCATCGGGTATCCAGTCCGCGAGCCCTGACACAATCTGCACCACCAGCGGCAGGACGAAGATGATGCCGATGGCCGTCACCACTCCCCCGGCCGTGTTCCGCAGCAGGGTGCCGATGGCCATGGCGAACACCGCGATGAGGGCGAGGCAGGTGCCGGTGTTCAAGATGCTGGCGAGCACCCCTTCGTCACCCAGGGACAGGCTCAGGTCAGCAGTGCCCAGGATCGGCCGGGCAATCAGGTAGGAGATAAATGCGGCTCCGGCGCCCACCACAAAGGAGACCACGGCGATGATCAGGTTCTTGGCCAGCAGCGCCGGGGTGCGCTTAGGCACGGCGCTGAAGGTGGAGCGGATCATTCCGGTGCCCCATTCCGAGGCGATCAGCACTACGCCCAGCGAGGCGATCAGCAGCTGGCCGAAGAAGAGTCCGCTGGCCGGGATGTCGCGGACCAGGCTGTCCGCTGCCGGCGGTCCGGTCTGGGTATCCACGCCCGGGGCGGTCTGTTCGGCGGGAGCGGTTGCACCCTCCGGGACTGCCGGAGCGGTTGCGCCCTCGGGAACAGCGGGAGTGGTTCCGCTTCCTTCGCCCGGGACTGCGGGAGCGCTGGCCCCGGCGGCGGGAGCGGATTCACTGGCGAGCTGGGCGGTTCCCCAAGCTGCGAGGCTGGCCAGGCCGATCATCACCACCACGGTCACGGCCAGGAGGATTACGGTGGACGGTACGGTGGTGACCTTGATCCATTCGGACTTCAGCACCCGCAGGAAGTTCACGCCGGACCCGGCAGGGCCGCCGGGTGCAGTACCGGCCTGGTTTTTGTCGGTGGTTGCAGTGCTCACGGCTTTAATTTCCCTTCCCGGCAGAGGCTGCGGCTGGAACTTGTTCCTGCGGCAGGTCCTGGGACCGGTATTCAACGTCGTCACGGGTCAGTTCCATATAGGCGTCCTCGAGGGAAACCTGCTGCGGGGTCAACTCGGTGATCAGGATGCGGCGCGCCAGTGCAGCCTCCGCAATGCTGCGCGGTTCCGCGCCGGTGATTTCCAGCAGGCCGGCCTCCTTGCGTTCTCCCGTGATCTCCGGGTCGGCCGCCAAGGCCTGCAGCAGTTCATCCGGGCTGTCCGTACGCACCAGGATCCGGCTCCGGCCCTGGTTGGCGATGACGTCGGCAATGGGGGCATCAGCGATGATCCGGCCCCGTCCAATGACGATCAGGTGGTCTGCAGTCTGCGCCATTTCGCTCATCAGGTGTGATGAGAGGAAAACGGTGCGTCCTTCCGCGGCAAGGCCGCGGGCCAGATGCCGCACCCACAGCACACCCTCCGGGTCCAGCCCGTTCACCGGCTCATCCAGGATGACTGTGTGCGGATCCCCCAGCAGCGCAACGGCGATGCCCAGCCGCTGGCCCATGCCGAGGGAGAACCCTCCCACGCGCTTCTTCGCCACCGGCGCCAAACCGGTGAGTTCAATGACGTGGTCGACGCGCTTGGCGGAAATGCCGTGCGTTGCTGCCATGGCACGCAGGTGGTTGTAGGCGGTGCGCTTGGTGTGCACTGCCTTGGCATCGAGCAGGGCGCCGACTTCGCGCAGCGGCGCCTTGTGCTGGGCGTAAGGCTTGCCGTTGACCAGCACGGAGCCGGAAGTGGGGTTGTCCAGGCCCACGATCATGCGCATGGTGGTGGACTTGCCGGCCCCGTTCGGGCCCAGGAAGCCGGTGACCTTGCCTGGCTGGACAGTGAAGGAAACGTTTTCGACGGCGGTCTTGGTGCCGTACCGCTTCGAGAGGCCGGTTGCCTCGATCATGGATGGTCCTTAGGAGTTGACTGCGCCGGACTACTGCCTTGGCTTTCTTCAGCCTAGGCGAGCGCAGGGCGCAAAGGGACCGGCACTAAGGATGACCCGGGAAGATTCAGGGTCCCCCCTAGGGATGACTCAGGGGTCCGCTCAGGGACTGGTACTCCACCTCGCCACGGGTCAGCTCCATGTACGCGTCTTCCAGCGATACCTGCTGCGGGGTCAGCTCGGTGACCAGGATGCGGCGGGCCAGCGCTGCCTCGGCAATGCTGCGGACCGGAACATCGAAGACCTCAAGCTGGTCCTCGGCAGTGCGCCGGACCTCGGCACCCGGGAC
This Arthrobacter sp. zg-Y20 DNA region includes the following protein-coding sequences:
- a CDS encoding ATP-binding cassette domain-containing protein; this translates as MIEATGLSKRYGTKTAVENVSFTVQPGKVTGFLGPNGAGKSTTMRMIVGLDNPTSGSVLVNGKPYAQHKAPLREVGALLDAKAVHTKRTAYNHLRAMAATHGISAKRVDHVIELTGLAPVAKKRVGGFSLGMGQRLGIAVALLGDPHTVILDEPVNGLDPEGVLWVRHLARGLAAEGRTVFLSSHLMSEMAQTADHLIVIGRGRIIADAPIADVIANQGRSRILVRTDSPDELLQALAADPEITGERKEAGLLEITGAEPRSIAEAALARRILITELTPQQVSLEDAYMELTRDDVEYRSQDLPQEQVPAAASAGKGN
- a CDS encoding ABC transporter permease subunit; this encodes MSTATTDKNQAGTAPGGPAGSGVNFLRVLKSEWIKVTTVPSTVILLAVTVVVMIGLASLAAWGTAQLASESAPAAGASAPAVPGEGSGTTPAVPEGATAPAVPEGATAPAEQTAPGVDTQTGPPAADSLVRDIPASGLFFGQLLIASLGVVLIASEWGTGMIRSTFSAVPKRTPALLAKNLIIAVVSFVVGAGAAFISYLIARPILGTADLSLSLGDEGVLASILNTGTCLALIAVFAMAIGTLLRNTAGGVVTAIGIIFVLPLVVQIVSGLADWIPDAARILPSNAGAQLVSAGPIADGDLTQLQGGLVLAAWAAVLLVVSLVVTKRRDV
- the rpsF gene encoding 30S ribosomal protein S6; the encoded protein is MRAYELMVIIDPEVEERTVEPSLDKFLNVIRNDGGTIDKVDIWGRRRLAYEIQKKSEGIYAVVNFTGTPAAAAELDRQLNLNETIMRTKIIRPEEQKISKKDAKKAAKDAAKVSAE
- a CDS encoding M18 family aminopeptidase, with protein sequence MSDALAHVNDLGAFVSASPSSFHAAREGARRLAAAGFTEVEETGDFPHSPGKYYVVRDGAFIAWITPDAAGAATGFSILGTHTDSPTFKLKPRPTTGRLGWLQAGVEVYGGPLLNSWLDRELQLAGRMVTLDGVEHLVETGPLLRFPQLAIHLDRAVNEGLKLDKQQHMNPVWGLGDPSTADLVELLAAKAGLAAEEIGGYDIVAADTQPAQVFGAGGEFFASGRLDNLTSVHAGVAALIAADVAPAAPIAVLAAFDHEEVGSGSRSGAAGPFLEDVLLRISDGLGATAADRARGLAASFCISADVGHAVHPNYAERHDPANHPVLNGGPLLKINANQRYTTDAPGTAKWARLCAGAGVPFQEFVSHNSVPCGSTIGPLTATRLGIRTVDVGIPVLSMHSAREMAGVEDPLRLAAVAELFFSAGAP